Proteins encoded by one window of Methylovirgula ligni:
- the leuB gene encoding 3-isopropylmalate dehydrogenase, producing the protein MSVNKLFVLPGDGIGPEVTAEVEKIANFLTKEGIARFEIERGLVGGAAYDAHGVAISEDDMARAGAADAILLAAVGGPKWDKVPYDVRPEAGLLRLRKDFNLYANLRPAICYPALADASSLKRELVDGLDLLIVRELTGGVYFGEPKQIIDLGNGQKRAIDTQVYDTYEIERIGRIAFELARKRRNKVTSSEKHNVMKSGVLWREVIIDLHKREFPDVELEHQLADALGMQLVRRPKQFDVIVTDNLFGDMLSDVASMLTGSLGMLPSASLGAEDAKTGHRKALYEPVHGSAPDIAGKGLANPIAMIGSFGMALRYSFGLTELADKLEAAIAGVLDKGLRTADIKGNAPKAISTSEMGDAILAELKARV; encoded by the coding sequence ATGTCGGTCAACAAGCTTTTCGTTTTGCCGGGCGACGGCATCGGTCCCGAAGTGACGGCCGAAGTCGAGAAGATCGCCAATTTTCTCACCAAGGAAGGCATCGCCCGTTTCGAGATCGAGCGCGGCCTCGTCGGCGGCGCGGCTTATGATGCGCATGGCGTCGCCATCAGCGAGGACGACATGGCGCGCGCTGGCGCCGCGGACGCCATTCTGCTCGCCGCTGTCGGCGGCCCAAAGTGGGACAAGGTGCCTTACGACGTGCGCCCGGAAGCCGGTCTGCTGCGGCTGCGCAAGGACTTCAATCTCTATGCCAACCTGCGCCCGGCGATCTGCTATCCGGCGCTCGCCGACGCCTCCTCGCTGAAGCGCGAACTCGTGGACGGTCTCGATCTCCTCATCGTCCGCGAACTGACCGGCGGCGTTTATTTCGGCGAACCGAAACAGATCATCGATCTCGGCAACGGTCAGAAACGCGCCATCGATACGCAAGTCTACGACACTTACGAGATCGAGCGGATCGGCCGCATCGCCTTCGAACTCGCGCGCAAGCGCCGCAACAAGGTCACCTCGTCCGAGAAGCACAATGTCATGAAGTCCGGCGTCTTGTGGCGCGAGGTCATCATCGATCTGCACAAGCGCGAGTTCCCGGATGTCGAGCTCGAGCATCAGCTCGCCGACGCGCTCGGCATGCAGCTTGTGCGCCGGCCGAAGCAGTTCGATGTGATCGTCACCGACAATCTCTTCGGCGACATGCTGTCCGATGTCGCCTCGATGCTCACCGGCTCGCTCGGCATGCTGCCGTCGGCCTCGCTCGGCGCGGAAGACGCGAAGACCGGCCATCGCAAGGCGCTCTATGAGCCGGTGCATGGCTCGGCGCCGGATATCGCCGGCAAGGGTCTCGCCAATCCGATCGCAATGATCGGCTCATTCGGCATGGCGCTGCGCTATTCCTTTGGCCTGACGGAACTCGCCGACAAGCTCGAAGCCGCCATCGCCGGGGTGCTCGACAAGGGCCTGCGCACCGCCGACATCAAGGGCAATGCGCCGAAGGCGATCTCGACCTCAGAGATGGGCGACGCCATCCTGGCGGAGCTGAAGGCGCGCGTCTGA
- the tolB gene encoding Tol-Pal system beta propeller repeat protein TolB: MPLILTRRTASGLLAGVASSLLLPRSSFAQDQYFNVKPGSNFKPVNVAVTQFAGDAGPNIASIISNNFSRSVFLAPVDPGRFPQQISNPDQAPQFDGWKAIDTQFVVTGRSGAGDGGRLQTEFRLWDVNSGAQVAGQQYVTDPNNSRRVAHIISDAIFSRITGEKGFFDTRVAFVDETGPAENRRKRLAIMDQDGANVRYLTGGQDLVVTPRFSPSSQQITYMAFGAGDPKVLLLNIETGQRQVVGNFPGMEFSPRFSPNGQNVVLSLEENGVTNIYEMNIASHASTRLSNSSSIDTAPSFSPDGSQIVFESDRGGSQQIYVMPASGGDAQRISFGEGSYSTPVWSPKGDYIAFTKQKTSTFAIGVMKPDGSGERILTEGFHNEGPTWAPNGLFLMFFRDPGGESGPHIFMIDVFGRAEFKVPTPSYASDPAWGPLLG; encoded by the coding sequence ATGCCTCTTATTCTCACGCGGCGTACTGCCTCCGGGCTTCTTGCCGGAGTCGCGTCCAGCCTCCTGCTCCCGCGGAGCAGCTTTGCGCAGGACCAATATTTCAACGTCAAGCCGGGCAGCAATTTCAAGCCGGTCAATGTCGCGGTGACGCAATTCGCCGGCGATGCGGGGCCGAATATCGCGTCGATCATCAGTAATAATTTCAGCCGCTCGGTCTTTCTCGCGCCGGTCGATCCCGGCCGTTTCCCGCAGCAGATCAGCAACCCCGACCAGGCGCCGCAGTTCGACGGCTGGAAGGCGATCGATACGCAATTCGTCGTCACCGGGCGCAGCGGCGCGGGCGATGGGGGCCGGCTGCAGACCGAGTTCCGTCTCTGGGACGTGAATTCCGGTGCGCAGGTCGCGGGCCAGCAATATGTCACCGATCCCAACAATTCCCGCCGCGTCGCACATATCATCTCGGATGCGATCTTCTCGCGCATCACCGGCGAGAAGGGCTTTTTCGATACGCGCGTCGCATTCGTCGATGAAACCGGCCCGGCGGAGAACCGCCGCAAGCGCCTTGCGATCATGGATCAGGACGGCGCCAATGTGCGCTATCTGACGGGCGGACAGGACCTCGTCGTCACGCCGCGCTTCTCGCCGTCCTCGCAGCAGATCACCTATATGGCGTTCGGCGCCGGCGATCCGAAAGTGCTGCTGCTCAATATCGAGACCGGCCAGAGGCAGGTCGTCGGCAATTTCCCCGGCATGGAATTTTCGCCGCGCTTCTCGCCGAACGGGCAGAACGTCGTCCTGTCGCTGGAGGAGAACGGCGTCACCAACATCTACGAGATGAATATCGCCTCGCACGCATCGACGCGGCTGTCGAATTCGTCGTCCATCGACACCGCGCCCTCGTTCTCGCCGGACGGTTCGCAGATCGTCTTCGAGTCCGACCGTGGCGGCAGTCAGCAAATCTACGTCATGCCGGCCTCGGGCGGGGACGCGCAGCGCATCTCGTTCGGAGAAGGGTCGTATTCGACGCCGGTCTGGTCGCCGAAGGGCGACTACATCGCCTTCACCAAGCAGAAGACCAGCACCTTTGCCATCGGTGTCATGAAACCGGACGGTTCGGGCGAGCGCATCCTCACCGAAGGCTTCCACAACGAGGGCCCGACCTGGGCGCCCAACGGTCTGTTCCTGATGTTCTTCCGCGACCCGGGCGGCGAATCCGGGCCGCATATTTTCATGATCGACGTTTTCGGCCGCGCCGAATTCAAGGTGCCGACGCCATCCTATGCGTCAGACCCAGCCTGGGGGCCGTTGCTAGGCTAA
- a CDS encoding cell envelope biogenesis protein TolA: protein MDDASGKPGYIASGAAHVALLAAMLISFSYSPKFDDVQETVPVDLVTDSDVNQIVKGDKSAKTVQEHPHVDQVATTEDLKPKPPIADAKRDVPTPPPPLKRIADPGQDDKVEPPKPPADAAAPPPPAAKLLPVPPIEAKPPPDTTADEPLPPPRPKILPKKPPPPKVEAQKPPQFKPDQIAKLLDDAPPKPSKVHEHHASKPKSGDDTHDPPRHFDADDISRLLSHEAPSRRASTGARLQQLASLGSPTASAPRMSPSLQAAMEGWFQDQFQGCWIQPITVPQGPKYVPEIRVPLNLDGSLAADPTLLNPPDDPSWQALADSAMRAVRKCDPLPVPDRFKPYYDEWRNRIVRFEDDTM, encoded by the coding sequence ATGGATGATGCATCGGGAAAACCCGGATATATCGCTTCGGGCGCCGCGCATGTGGCTCTGCTCGCGGCGATGCTCATCTCCTTTTCATATAGTCCGAAATTCGATGACGTGCAGGAGACGGTGCCGGTCGATCTCGTGACCGATTCCGACGTCAATCAGATCGTCAAGGGCGACAAGTCGGCGAAGACGGTGCAAGAGCATCCGCATGTCGATCAGGTCGCCACGACCGAGGACTTAAAGCCCAAGCCGCCGATCGCCGATGCCAAGCGCGACGTGCCGACACCGCCGCCGCCGCTGAAGCGCATCGCCGATCCGGGCCAGGACGACAAGGTCGAGCCGCCGAAGCCGCCCGCTGACGCCGCCGCGCCGCCGCCGCCAGCGGCCAAGCTGCTCCCGGTGCCACCCATCGAGGCCAAGCCGCCACCGGATACGACGGCGGACGAACCGTTGCCGCCGCCGCGGCCCAAGATTCTGCCGAAGAAACCGCCGCCGCCCAAGGTCGAGGCGCAGAAGCCGCCGCAGTTCAAGCCGGACCAGATCGCCAAATTGCTGGACGATGCCCCGCCGAAGCCCTCCAAGGTGCATGAGCATCATGCCAGCAAGCCGAAGTCGGGCGACGACACGCACGATCCGCCGCGCCACTTCGATGCCGACGACATCAGCCGGCTGCTGAGCCACGAGGCGCCGTCCCGCCGCGCCTCCACCGGCGCGCGGCTGCAGCAGCTTGCCTCGCTCGGCTCGCCGACCGCGAGCGCGCCGCGCATGTCACCGTCGCTTCAAGCGGCCATGGAAGGCTGGTTCCAGGACCAGTTCCAGGGCTGCTGGATTCAGCCGATAACGGTGCCGCAGGGGCCGAAATATGTGCCGGAAATCCGCGTGCCGCTGAATCTCGACGGCTCGCTCGCGGCCGACCCGACATTGCTCAACCCGCCGGACGATCCGTCCTGGCAGGCGCTGGCGGATAGCGCCATGCGCGCGGTGCGCAAATGCGATCCGCTGCCGGTGCCGGATCGCTTCAAGCCCTATTACGACGAGTGGAGGAATCGAATCGTCCGGTTCGAAGACGATACGATGTAG
- a CDS encoding ExbD/TolR family protein, with protein MGMSVAQGRGGGRRRRGVPRYKAMADINMTPFIDVMLVLLIIFMVAAPLLATGVPIDLPHTKASALNLDQKPLSVAIDEKGAIFVMDEPVTMDQLVDKLKEAAKDGFDERIYVRGSNDVSYGKIAEVMSLITTAGYKKVALVTEPVKSN; from the coding sequence ATGGGTATGTCCGTCGCGCAAGGCCGGGGTGGCGGTCGCCGTCGTCGCGGCGTCCCGCGGTACAAGGCGATGGCCGACATCAACATGACGCCGTTCATCGACGTCATGCTCGTGCTGCTCATCATTTTCATGGTCGCCGCGCCGCTGCTCGCGACGGGCGTGCCGATTGATCTGCCGCACACCAAGGCGTCCGCGCTCAATCTCGATCAGAAGCCGCTGTCGGTGGCGATCGACGAGAAGGGTGCGATCTTCGTGATGGACGAGCCGGTGACGATGGACCAACTCGTCGACAAGCTGAAAGAGGCCGCCAAGGACGGCTTCGACGAGCGGATCTATGTGCGCGGCTCCAACGACGTGAGTTACGGCAAGATCGCCGAAGTCATGTCGCTGATTACCACTGCCGGCTACAAAAAGGTCGCCCTCGTCACAGAGCCGGTCAAGAGCAACTGA
- the tolQ gene encoding protein TolQ: protein MNPTDVAAAVASPATEVSLWSMFLSAHIVVKIVMLGLLGASVWCWAIIINKTLLFAKVQRAMDRFEQVFWSGNSLEELYANLSSRPTTGMATLFVAAMHEWKRSVQSTASSFMGLQTRVEKVLDVSIAREVEKLESHLLVLATVASAGPFVGLFGTVWGIMTSFRSIAASKNTSLAVVAPGIAEALFATAIGLFAAIPALIAYNKLQGDVAKKQARLEGFADEFSSILSRQIDQHGARDRAA, encoded by the coding sequence ATGAACCCTACTGATGTCGCTGCAGCGGTTGCCTCGCCAGCAACGGAAGTCTCACTCTGGAGCATGTTCCTCTCGGCGCATATCGTCGTGAAGATCGTCATGCTCGGCCTGCTCGGCGCATCGGTCTGGTGCTGGGCCATCATCATCAACAAGACGCTGCTCTTCGCCAAAGTGCAGCGGGCGATGGACCGTTTCGAGCAAGTCTTCTGGTCGGGCAACTCGCTTGAGGAGCTTTACGCCAACCTCTCCTCGCGGCCGACGACCGGCATGGCGACGCTCTTCGTTGCCGCCATGCACGAATGGAAACGCTCGGTGCAATCCACGGCGAGTTCGTTCATGGGCCTGCAGACGCGCGTCGAAAAAGTGCTCGACGTGTCGATTGCCCGCGAGGTCGAGAAGCTCGAATCGCATCTGCTGGTCCTCGCCACTGTCGCCTCGGCGGGCCCGTTCGTCGGCCTGTTCGGCACGGTCTGGGGCATCATGACGTCGTTTCGCTCGATCGCGGCGTCGAAGAATACCTCGCTCGCGGTTGTCGCGCCCGGCATCGCCGAAGCCCTGTTCGCCACCGCCATTGGCCTCTTTGCCGCCATCCCGGCGCTCATCGCCTACAACAAGCTGCAGGGCGACGTCGCCAAGAAGCAGGCGCGGCTCGAAGGCTTCGCCGACGAATTTTCATCGATCCTGTCGCGTCAGATCGATCAGCACGGCGCGCGCGATCGCGCGGCATAA
- the ybgC gene encoding tol-pal system-associated acyl-CoA thioesterase produces the protein MPEIPRLHRLPVRIYYEDTDFSGVVQHVAYLRFLERGRTEFLRACGVDQSALFAGPAPLAFAVRRLSVDYLKAALMDDLISVETHVARMGGASIDMAQRILRGDELLVTADVRVAAVAAGRAQRLPGEILAKLAHPSRP, from the coding sequence ATGCCCGAAATTCCCCGCCTGCATCGCCTGCCGGTCCGCATCTATTACGAGGACACGGATTTCTCCGGTGTTGTCCAGCATGTCGCCTATCTGCGCTTTCTGGAGCGCGGCCGCACCGAGTTCCTGCGCGCCTGCGGGGTCGATCAGTCGGCGCTGTTCGCCGGTCCGGCGCCGCTCGCCTTCGCTGTGCGGCGGCTCAGCGTCGATTATCTCAAGGCGGCGCTGATGGACGATCTCATCAGCGTGGAGACGCATGTCGCCAGGATGGGCGGCGCCTCGATCGACATGGCGCAGCGGATTTTGCGTGGTGACGAGCTTCTGGTGACGGCCGATGTGCGGGTCGCCGCGGTCGCGGCTGGCCGGGCGCAGCGGCTGCCGGGCGAGATTCTTGCCAAATTGGCGCACCCAAGCCGGCCATAG
- the apaG gene encoding Co2+/Mg2+ efflux protein ApaG, producing the protein MYSSITQDIQVTVEPEFVPERSDAEQATFFWAYTVEIANQGDQTVQLTARHWRIMDGNGRTEEVLGTGVVGEQPVLKPGESFRYTSGCPLSTPSGIMTGTYRMVAENGEVFEAEIPVFSLDSPYVVRVLN; encoded by the coding sequence ATGTACAGCAGCATCACCCAAGACATTCAGGTCACAGTCGAACCGGAATTTGTTCCGGAGCGCTCGGACGCGGAACAGGCGACGTTTTTCTGGGCCTATACTGTCGAAATCGCCAACCAGGGCGATCAAACCGTGCAATTAACTGCCCGGCACTGGAGAATCATGGACGGCAACGGCCGGACGGAAGAAGTGCTCGGCACCGGCGTCGTCGGCGAGCAGCCTGTCCTCAAGCCGGGCGAAAGCTTCCGTTACACATCCGGTTGCCCCCTTTCGACGCCATCGGGCATCATGACCGGCACCTACCGCATGGTGGCGGAAAACGGCGAAGTCTTCGAGGCGGAAATCCCCGTCTTCTCGCTCGATTCGCCCTATGTGGTCCGGGTTTTGAATTAA